A section of the Citrus sinensis cultivar Valencia sweet orange chromosome 8, DVS_A1.0, whole genome shotgun sequence genome encodes:
- the LOC102608172 gene encoding metacaspase-1-like isoform X1 has product MRSAMKWLVQDCQPGDSLFFHYSGHGLRQKDYNLDEIDGFDEAICPIDFETEGPIIDDEINATIVRTLPRGVKLHAVIDTCFSGTVLDLLFMYRIISREGHYQREYQRSPAAVRKKGTSGGIAISFSACDDHQTSASASAFTGKVTGVMTSSFIQAVQNEPGSTYGRLLNAMHYIIPSLVLYDETVKLQVFIFLINYFLFNG; this is encoded by the exons ATGCGATCAGCGATGAAATGGCTAGTCCAAGATTGCCAACCTGGAGactcattattttttcattactCGGGTCATGGATTAAGGCAAAAGGACTATAACCTCGATGAGATTGATGGGTTCGATGAAGCGATTTGTCCTATTGATTTTGAAACGGAGGGCCCTATAATTGATGATGAAATTAACGCCACAATTGTGAGGACGCTGCCCCGTGGTGTGAAACTTCATGCTGTCATTGATACTTGTTTTAGTGGAACTGTACTTGACCTACTCTTTATGTACAGGATAATTAGCAG GGAAGGACACTACCAACGGGAATATCAGAGATCTCCAGCAGCTGTTCGTAAAAAAGGAACAAGCGGCGGGATAGCCATATCCTTTAGTGCTTGTGATGATCATCAAACCTCAGCAAGTGCTTCG GCTTTTACAGGCAAAGTGACGGGTGTCATGACTTCGAGCTTCATACAAGCTGTGCAAAACGAACCAGGCTCGACTTATGGCCGCTTGCTTAATGCCATGCACTATATTATTCCATCTTTAGTTCTTTATGATGAAACGGTTAAATTACAGgtatttatattcttaattaattatttcttgtttAACGGTTAA